Within the Emys orbicularis isolate rEmyOrb1 chromosome 5, rEmyOrb1.hap1, whole genome shotgun sequence genome, the region tggagcgcatgacttatgaggagaggctgagggaactgggattgtttagtctccagaagagaagaatgaggggggatttgatagcagccttcaactacctgaaggggggttccaaagaggatggaactcggctgttctcaatggtggcagatgacagaacaaggagcaatggtctcaagttgcagtgggggaggtctaggttggatattaggaaacactatttcactaggagggtggtgaagcactggaatgcattacctagggaggtggtggagtctccttccttggaggtttttaaggcccggcttgacaaagccctggctgggatgatttagttgggaattggtcctgctttgagcagggggttggactagatgacctcctgaggtcccttccaaccctgatattctatgattccagatttgaacaccctcaaaattcaggagtgctcaagctcaatttgggcagctgttacttcatttctcccaaatcaaatatactgatccactgtaacttgctgtagaaaaagtagaataaattgagcaagaaatgcttcccagtggttattaggactggaattgctattttcagcagccattgcttttttttttttttttttagttttagttttatttgtttaaaaggaagacagtgatattgcattggcaaattccccatagaaacaaagagtggaacaaaagaataataaaggcacctcaacttttcctcatttatgtaggacagtcttataatatgcatccagatatcctccaatcacacaagctgaaaattgttccactttactgcagttctgtaaccaatcctgtctgtgttctgtgcacatccaaaattcctgctgaaatgACCctccctgggagcgagttaccagtgacccagggctggggcagcaggcaggtgcagttgggggggaaggggaagagagagagcgcccagggctggggagaggggcagccaaaaattgttttgcttgaggcagcaaaaaacctagagccggccctgggcgggaTGCGCACTGAAACCCCCCAACAATGGGTTAGGGCAGGCAATTCACGGACAGCCCCAGGGCCCTTTGCTGGATTCCTGCcaagccagagccagcagcacctGCTTCCAGATCCCCCTGAGAATGAGTGCTGGGGCtcgctgcccagcaccccacccctGTGCCCTTGGTCAGGCGCCCCCAGAGCACGAGCACTACAATAGGGCGCGCGGCTCCTGAGACGGGCCCTGGGCGCAACCGCGAGCCCCTCCTGTCACCTCCCGTGCCACGGCAATGCAGTCACATGACCTCTGCAGCAGTTGCTTTGGGGCGGAAAGCGGCAGAGACGCCGCCGTGGCTTCGCCCTTTGTTTGTCCCCTCCCGCTCCCACTAGCGCAGCCCTTTCGCTGCGCTCACTGAGCAGGCGCCAACGGGTGAGCATGCTCATTAGCTACAAGGGAGACAGATCTGACGCTACACCGGAAGTGAGGACGGCGGGGCGGCGATGGCGATCGTTTCTTGGGTGGGGAATCATGTGATCGAGAGTTAAAGGGAAGCGGCCGCTGTCATCTGGGTATTTTTGTGAGGAATTCCGGAAGAAGCGGGCGGCCCGTTGGACCCTGGGGTAAGGGGGAGAGTTTAGCTTTCGGGGCAGGGTGGCTGGGCGGACCCCCCCAAAGCAGAGGTAATGTGTTGGGGTAATTGTTATTATAGGGCCTACTATAttgacacccacacacacacacacccggtgCTGCGGGGAGTCGAGCCGGAGGGGTCCTGCGACCGCCCTCCAGGTCCCCCCACAACCCTCTGTCCAGGGGCTGAGGGACTTGGAGCTCCGCAAACCCCAGCTCCTTGGCAGGGCTGACGGGACCGTTTGTAGGGAGCGGGGGGTGCTGAGCGCCATAGAACCAAATTGCGacccctggatatgatggaaaccgctTCAAGTCGGGGGGGTGCggctgcacccctagttccagcaccaatgCTCCTTGGGcgagggagcagcccagcctgtccTTGCCCACCCCGTGCACAGCTGTGGGAGCCCTGTGCCTGTCAGGTGCCAGGCCACAACCCAAGGAGGGGCCAGGGTTCTCGGGTAGCCAGCCCCGCTCCTTGACCTGTCTTTGGAGCAGGTGCAATCTGCTCCCCTGCCAGCTGGCTTCCCTCGTGGAGTCAGGGAAAGGCAGGACTTGAGCAACACCCACCCACCCGGCAGGAGCAAGCAAACCTAGACTAgccatgacaggtgtttgtccaacctgttctaaaaacctgcagtgagggggattccacagccttcctTGGAAAGCTGGTCCAGTTCTCAGCTATCCTTatagctaggaagtttttcctagtattTAACCTAAATTTCACTTGCTGCAGATtaggcccattacttcttattcTACTCTTAAATAGACACAGTGAACAATTGATTTCTCTCCTTCTAAcagccttttacatatttgatgaCTGTTAGCTCCCACCTCAGTCTCTTCTTCAGACTACACATccctagttttttttaacctttcctcatagatcaggttttttttaacccttctgttgtttttgttgctcttctttggactctctccattttgttcacgtatttcctaaaatgtggtacccaaaactggacccagtactccagcagaggcctcaccagtgcagggTAGACTGAGACAGTTACCACCCCTGTCTTGCGTATGATGATGACAGTCTATACTAGTTGAAACTGCCTTTGGAAATAGTCCATGCGGAGGGTGTTTCCAGTGGGAAGGTGACGAAGACAGAGATGACTGACTGTCTTCGTGACCAAAGGAACAGTGTACGTAGGCAACTGAAGAGTCAGTGGGCAGGGTTTGCAACACTGACGCTCCTGCTGTCTGAACATCCAGAAACAAACACAGATTCCAGATGACAAGCTCTGGTAACAAACCACTGGGAGAACTCAATGCAAGGCACAGACAGTGCTTTCAGTTACTTCCCCTGCTGTGCTAGTATTACATCTCTCTTATCTGGATTGAGTTAAAGCTGACTGACTCATCCATAGACCCCAGTCTGTCTGATGTGGTTCAGTGATTATAGcagaggcaggagagagagagctctcAGAAAACACCTAGACTAACAGCTGCCTAGTGTTGTCCCATTGAAACATACAAACTTGCTGGCAGAGTGGCTGTCAGGCAGTTTTATCTTGGAGAGTATCCAGGAATAACACGTGTACCTACCTTCACCTTACAGTCATTCCTCTCTTTAGCGCCCCATCACTGAGGCCAAGTCTACGCTACaaacttacatcggtataactacgttgctcaagggtgtgaaaaatccacatccctgagcgatgcagttataccaacctaatccgCAGTGTAAATAGTGCTGTGTtaagagcttctcctgtcgacatagctaccacgTCTCATGGAGGGGATGAACTACGCGGACAGGAGAAGCAGTACACcagcacagctgtgctgttgcagctttttaagtgtagatctgccctgagATGCTCTTTACCTAGTTTATGCAGCTTTTGACCCATGTTTCCTACTGAGGTGGGGAGGACAGTTGCAACAGGGCTGCTTGTGGGGGAAGGCCCTCTGGGGAACAGCTTGTGTGTAGCTTGTGGTAAGTCAGTTTCTTTTAAGAGCAGTTGAATGCCAGTAATTCATTTTGTTGGGCAGGGTAGCGTGAGCGTTATCCTCTTCACATTGGCACCAGAAGGAGAGCTGTGGGATGCTGGAAATTAATAGGGACGCTTCTCCCTCCTTCTTAATTTTGTGTGAGAGtaagcaaaagagagagagggagatcatAAAAGCTTATGTGCATGACTAAAGTTGACTCTTATTTTTCAGGAACCTTGACAGTACATCTGATTACTTTTTTTCCAAAAGTTTCTAAACATGGCTGACGTAAGTATTTTGAAAATACACATTtctgtttgaaaatattttgtctttGTAATTatatggttttgtttgtttttgggggttttgtttcaCTATTTGTGAAAGCTACCAAACAGGAAGAAACTATAGGCCCTGTCCAGAAAAGCTTACTTTACGGCCCCAATCCTATAAACTGATCCATGTGGACACACCCTTATGAAGCCTCATtcagttcagtgggactactgaTGTCAGTAAAGTTATGCATGAGCTAAAGTATTTGCAGGACTAAGGCCTTAGAAGACTGTAAACACTTTGAAAGGGGAACAGGCCTTGATTGATTGAGAATGACATGATTAtgcaaaaggagagagaatctGCTTTGTTCAGTAACTTGTAAAGTGATTATATTTGGAAGACACTAAAACAAAGTTCACATGTGTCTGGGATATCATTTGTAGCAGCGACTATATTAAAATGTTCAAGCGCTGTGTATTTAGTGTGTTAACATGAAACATTATATTTAAAACACTTTGGGAGGACAGAGAAATGCTTGCTGCCACTTCACTAAATGTATTGGATGCATTTTGGTTAGTTAACAAATATCAGTATGTACATTTTCAGAGCCACTGAAATGATTACAGAATTAAAGGAATAAGTAATATAAGTACTATACATATGCAAATTCTGGAACGCAGACTATTTTTATATACAAGCCCGaaaggggggcagagaggggtttGATCAGTTATAATTCAaaatacttcacacaatgcaattTAAAAGAAGTGTTTTGTGGTAGAATGAAagaggaagttttaaaaaaaatgacgcAAATGGTTTCTACTGTGATAAAATTGTGAAAGTTTCATACATAtgattattttgaaaaataaagcatatttcatactcttatttttctttatagGACCTGAAAAGGTTTCTGTACAAAAAATTACCAAGGTAACATAGCTATCATGCTACAGTAAAGTGTTCACTTTACACTCTGTGCTGCTTCGCAATTAATATATGTTAATATTTACCTGGATTTTAGTGGGCTCTAATGAAAGTAATCCAACAGACTGTCCATACTGTctgaacactttttttaaaagaatctatTAAAGTTTACATTGCAGGTTCCTATACTCTGAATAATATTTATTTGGCTGCAAAAACCTATCTTTTGCTAACCCAGCTTAATATTAAAGAGACACTTATCTTGAAACTGAGTACACTGTTATTTTTGAATGAGTTAAAAGTCAGTTCAGGTGGAAATAACTCAAACCTTTCCATCTGTCCACTCCAAAAGAAGTACAGTACTCTTCATTTCATTTTAAGTGTTAAATAATAGTGTTAAAAGCTCCTGTTACTGGAATAATTCTTCTCGAATTCAAGCAACGCTTCGTACTGGCTCTTTGAAGAATTAGTTCATTTTGGTAACTTACAGTTTCTGGTAACTGCAAGTAGCTAGGCTAGGTCAGTCATTATCAGCACTAAATAGTCATGCTCTGGCACTGTGTGCAAATACAGTGAAACCTGCACTAAGGACTACCTCCAATAGCAGTCCCCTTACTGAAGCTGAAGGACCTCCACAATTTCCAATTTCAATCTGTTTGAACTTCTAGTAGAAGTCTGGCTGTGGTCCCTTGGGTGATCACATAATGAAAGCTAGTTTAATGGTGGGCACTGCTTGCACTATCATCGCTCTCCTTGCTACTTCTTCTGTGTTCACTTTGGTACGTGTTTACTGAATAAAAATGAATCTCACTGCCAACATTTAAACTTGGTAAAAAcaacagttttattttgttttctctagtGTTGAAGGTCTTCATGCTATTTTAGTGTCAGACAGAGATGGTGTGCCTGTTATCAAAGGTAACTCATAACATCTGATCCCTAATGGACATCTTTAATTGAAAGACAAAAAACTGGCTTCCTAATGGAGAGAGGACTCTTCCTCCTGTCTGGCTTTTAATTTACTGTAAATATTGGAGGTTGATCTAAGCATTGAGTCAGACATGCTCAAATTTGGGACATTTTAACAAGGATTTATTGAACACTAAATTATCTCTTAAAGGGAGCCCTCTATCTAGGTACATGCAGCGTGTTTAAAACCATAGTCTGTAGGCACCTTACCATGTCATCAGTGAAGAGAGTTGGAATCATGTAACGAGTTTATACCTTAAAGCTGCTTTAAGATTGGTAGACAACGCCAAGATTGGTTTAGCAGAAGTCTTACCCTCAGACTGATATGACCAAATGCTACCCACAGAGAGATGCACCAATTGCTGTTGACTTAATTCTGAATTTGTTTGCATCAGGGTTGTGCTATCCTTACCTTACTTTCCGGTAGTAGTGTGAGACATCTAGTGCTACAGGCACAATGGCGTAAGTTAAGAATCTAAAGATTCAGGCATCTGCAGATGGTTTTTATGTCCATCTCATTTAATGATGCTCAGTAGGAGTTGCATGTATGTGTGAATCTGAAGGAAGATATATGGCATAAGCATGATATGGGTGAAATGCGATGGGTCTGGCATGCTACTGCAAGTGacacaataaaacaaaacagcatcAGCACAGATCATGGTGCAACAAACAAGCGTATAGAAAATAAGCCATCCTCAGAACATTAGGAAAGCTGGCTGCTGAATTGGTGATAACGatatacagagtaaaacatttACATGCATCTTCCAGGCACATCAGTAGCCATGCATTATTGAGGGAAGGTGGGAAGCAGGTAGGGGAAGTTTGATATCTATGAGATCTGATCTAGTTTACTGTTGCTTCAGATGCAGGATGCCTGACCCATATGTACAAAGATCATGTAGGAATGTAAAATATGTTTTGTTCCAGTTGCCAATGATAATGCTCCAGAGCATGCACTTAGACCTGGTTTCTTGTCCACCTTTGCACTTGCGACAGACCAGGGCAGCAAACTAGGACTTTCAAAAAACAAGAGTATCATCTGTTACTACAACACATACCAGGTAAGGGTCTATGGGCCAGAGCTAGTCctacatgactttttttttttaaactctgtgcTGGCTTTCCACTGGGGTGTTATTTCCTAAAATATGTAAGAGCTGGTCATGCTGAATGTTTGCAATATTCCTTGAAATTAGCTTTTGTTTCCCAGCATCAATAATGAGTTACTGGTTCAGGGCAGTACTTGAAGGTCACTGTGTTCTCCAGCAGATGGTGCCTGTTGCAAATCTCTAGTATCTACCATTCTAAATTTGTGTTTACTGCTGACAATTTAAAAATCTTTatcttgaaaaataaaatgttcatatTTCTGTACATGTGATCAGTAATACTGCTGAACAAGCTGGGGCTTCTGTCCACTTTAAACTGTGTAACCGTTAAATCCTGCTTCAGGAATAGTGTCTGGGCAAGGAAATTTACATTAAACAGTTCACCATTtataaacttgattttttttcatgtctACTGACATCCATCATCCTTCAACAGATTCACACGCCTGCTCAGTTCACAGTGGATTGATGAGCAGAATTTTACAGAAGGGCGTTGATGCAAACAAACGAAAAAAGTCTGTTTAGACTTGCTATATTCAGCTTTGatggaaaataaatgcaaaaaagtAGCTGTTTGACCCTGACTGCATTGGCCTGACATTCTTTTGACACTACTAGCATATGTTCAGCATTTCTGAATTATTCTTTGTTCCTCCTTCCCCTGAatagttgtggtttttttaatcatGTAACAAGAGGAAGGAAATAACATACACACTATGCTGCAGCTTTTAAATTTGGTTAGATTTCACAATGTGTAGCATACTGTACATATCTGTGAGCCACAAAATGGGATTGCTGTCTATCTCTGCTAGCACCTTTAAACTCTGAATCTTTAAAACATATACATAAAACCCAGTCCTTTTTcctatttataatttaaattgaTGGGACCAGTTGCATGAGTCAGGACTGCAGGATTAGGGAATGAGTATAGCAAATTTCACACTGTTTTTCTGACAAGCAGCATATTGATTTTTGAGGaacttttgtttttatgtttttaagGTGGTCCAGTTCAATCGGTTACCTTTGGTAGTAAGTTTCATTGCTAGCAGCAATGCCAATACCGGTACGTTTTCATTATCAGTAATTTCCTAAACTGTTATGACTAGAGTGATATATTTTCAATAAAAGacttaaaataattcatttgaaAAATGAGTTTATAAACTTAGGTCAGTATTCAGTACACAACTGCATATTAACTTGTCACCAGCATGGAATctgatttaaaagggtgtcatggtTGATTGGAAAAAAGTATTttcagtaaaattttcaaaactgcgtAAGTCCCAATGGGGGCTAATATTTGACAATAGGAGtttggcaaaattttcaaaaatacctatGATCTTTCTTAGAAGCAATTCATTTTCCCGCATGTTCTAATAATGCATTACCTTAAACAGGATGTGAACCTCACTTATTTGGAAAATGCACTGGTAATGATCCCACAATACAAACAGTTGACAAGCTTTCTTCT harbors:
- the LAMTOR3 gene encoding ragulator complex protein LAMTOR3, encoding MADDLKRFLYKKLPSVEGLHAILVSDRDGVPVIKVANDNAPEHALRPGFLSTFALATDQGSKLGLSKNKSIICYYNTYQVVQFNRLPLVVSFIASSNANTGLIVSLEKELAPLFEELRQVVEVS